Proteins from a genomic interval of Watersipora subatra chromosome 10, tzWatSuba1.1, whole genome shotgun sequence:
- the LOC137405932 gene encoding uncharacterized protein — MHSRVFQLLLYSTHTLLYIWNAVVAIIWRLNGTSKRVFEAMNSDMENPAQVLRIVWKNPYVFAATPKTYFTVHERFAPVDIVLNKRIHLFSVTSKSAAFMELDCDLFNVKEYPLSWLTQTNHAIRLIILPIKAFDDLVDSIDVGDRNVVWMFNTTRCGSTAWVQVFNSLPGWTVYSEPLPMRYTITFGDHGYSSAESFSQTPVFTRLAVSVIKLYIREVPKGGSVFWKAWIYDEYLIETIANCFPHHKMLAAYRESFPSITSFYRTFNNDGYLRYFSEIWLNHDPYDDKFWFDISNLEGWTNGYDHEFCKKVITSVQPKTAVEWYCFLWAAKAALIKRAVEAGVNIQAIKYDSLLENRRATIAKVFDYLSINSDLLDTACRVLNYDSQAGVANASWDTRKQAGGTEWSEDKNLVRRCEMILKAFGLPKLHSELSFPNTF, encoded by the exons ATGCACAGTAGAGTTTTCCAGTTGCTGCTTTACAGCACACACACGCTACTATACATCTGGAATGCAGTAGTTGCAATCATCTGGAGGTTGAATG GAACATCAAAAAGAGTCTTTGAAGCCATGAATTCCGACATGGAGAACCCTGCACAAGTTCTTCGAATAGTGTGGAAAAACCCCTACGTGTTTGCTGCTACTCCAAAGACCTATTTCACAGTTCATGAAAGATTTGCTCCAGTAGATATTGTCCTAAATAAGAGAATCCATCTATTCTCTGTGACTTCAAAGAGTGCTGCTTTTATGGAATTAGACTGTGATTTATTCAATGTTAAAGAATACCCTCTAAGCTGGCTCACTCAGACCAATCATGCAATTCGACTGATAATCCTCCCTATCAAGGCATTCGATGACCTAGTTGACTCCATTGATGTTGGAGACCGAAACGTTGTTTGGATGTTCAACACGACCCGTTGCGGATCTACTGCCTGGGTTCAGGTATTTAATTCTTTGCCTGGTTGGACAGTTTACTCTGAACCCTTGCCCATGAGGTACACTATAACATTTGGAGATCATGGCTATTCTAGCGCTGAGAGTTTTTCCCAAACACCAGTATTTACACGACTTGCTGTCTCTGTCATCAAGTTATATATTAGGGAAGTACCAAAAGGTGGATCAGTGTTTTGGAAAGCTTGGATTTACGATGAGTATCTTATAGAAACGATAGCCAACTGCTTTCCACACCACAAGATGCTCGCAGCTTATCGAGAAAGTTTTCCGTCGATAACTTCTTTTTATCGAACATTTAACAACGATGGTTACCTTCGCTACTTCAGTGAAATTTGGTTGAACCATGACCCGTATGATGACAAGTTTTGGTTTGATATATCAAATCTCGAAGGCTGGACAAACGGATACGACCATGAATTCTGTAAAAAGGTTATAACCTCAGTTCAACCAAAGACTGCGGTGGAATGGTACTGCTTTCTGTGGGCAGCAAAAGCAGCATTAATCAAGCGAGCTGTCGAGGCAGGTGTGAACATCCAAGCTATTAAGTATGATTCGCTGTTAGAAAACAGACGCGCCACGATAGCCAAAGTATTTGACTATCTCAGCATTAACTCTGATTTATTGGATACTGCCTGTAGAGTTTTGAACTATGATAGCCAAGCAGGAGTTGCTAATGCTAGCTGGGATACGAGAAAGCAAGCTGGAGGTACAGAGTGGAGCGAAGATAAAAATTTAGTGAGACGATGTGAGATGATCTTGAAGGCTTTTGGTCTCCCCAAACTACATTCAGAATTAAGCTTTCCAAACACTTTTTAG